Proteins from one Staphylococcus sp. IVB6214 genomic window:
- a CDS encoding ABC transporter permease — translation MKLAISELTFYKFRYALILFIVVLLASMVLFITGLAQGLARENVSMLNGFQTDRYVVQKDSENLLEKSRFTPETQAEIEKVTEDQPIKIAQVSTKFNDYKEDMLFTNIPKKEWPQLEKGEYPQNEREVVLNSKLKGEGIQVGDWIQIPERDQKIQVVGFFDHAMHSHANVAMMTDEGLTQVAGKQIATAVYPLHDSGKATVTELESIDGVKVVTKDDLKAAIPSYQAEQLPLNMMVVSLFVITAIVLTAFFYVMTIQKTPEIGILKAVGIKTGHLLWALILQILFVTMLGVLIGIGLVVGLSMFLPATMPFIVTPTLIMLTIVIFIFVTLVGALLSFIRVYRIDPIEAIGGGVA, via the coding sequence ATGAAATTAGCGATATCAGAATTAACATTTTACAAATTTCGCTATGCACTCATCTTATTTATAGTTGTCTTATTAGCGAGCATGGTGCTATTTATTACAGGGCTCGCACAAGGATTAGCACGTGAAAATGTGTCTATGCTGAATGGTTTTCAAACAGATCGATATGTAGTTCAGAAAGATTCCGAGAACTTGTTAGAAAAGTCTCGATTCACACCTGAAACACAAGCAGAAATTGAAAAAGTGACTGAGGATCAACCGATAAAAATAGCCCAAGTGTCTACAAAGTTTAATGACTATAAAGAAGACATGTTGTTTACAAATATTCCTAAAAAAGAATGGCCACAATTAGAAAAAGGGGAGTACCCTCAAAACGAACGAGAAGTCGTTTTGAATAGTAAGCTAAAAGGGGAAGGGATTCAAGTTGGCGATTGGATTCAGATTCCAGAACGTGACCAAAAAATACAAGTCGTTGGATTTTTTGACCATGCGATGCACTCACACGCCAATGTAGCAATGATGACTGATGAAGGTTTGACACAAGTTGCAGGCAAACAGATAGCGACAGCAGTTTATCCATTGCATGATAGCGGTAAAGCGACAGTGACAGAACTTGAATCGATTGATGGTGTTAAAGTTGTAACAAAAGATGACTTGAAGGCAGCGATTCCGAGTTATCAAGCGGAACAATTACCGTTGAATATGATGGTTGTGAGTTTATTTGTGATTACAGCGATTGTCTTAACTGCCTTTTTCTATGTTATGACCATTCAAAAAACACCTGAAATCGGTATTTTGAAAGCAGTCGGCATCAAAACAGGTCATCTGTTATGGGCGCTTATTCTTCAAATATTATTCGTAACCATGTTAGGTGTCTTAATTGGCATTGGATTAGTCGTTGGATTATCGATGTTTTTACCAGCGACAATGCCATTTATTGTCACACCGACATTGATCATGTTGACGATTGTTATTTTTATTTTCGTCACATTAGTTGGTGCCTTATTATCATTTATCCGTGTTTATAGGATTGATCCAATCGAAGCAATAGGAGGCGGTGTTGCATGA
- a CDS encoding response regulator transcription factor: MTITCLIVDDDPDILSYVATHITREGYHAVTQPNAESALDYVADHAIDIAIVDVMMDGMNGFELCQTLKYDYNYPVIMLTARDALSDKERAFLAGTDDYVTKPFEVAELMFRIKAVLRRYQVQTAIQIELGNVVINQAERTTKIGSKGLVLPNKEFELLNLLIAYPEQVFERETLITKIWGFDYEGDTRTVDVHIKRLRGRLKKLGATIQIETMRGVGYRVTDHV, translated from the coding sequence ATGACTATCACTTGTTTAATTGTTGATGATGATCCAGATATTCTGTCATACGTCGCTACTCATATTACGCGTGAAGGATACCACGCAGTGACACAACCTAATGCGGAATCTGCGCTTGATTATGTCGCTGATCACGCCATTGATATTGCGATTGTTGACGTTATGATGGATGGTATGAATGGTTTTGAACTGTGCCAAACATTGAAATACGATTATAACTACCCTGTCATCATGCTGACTGCACGTGATGCATTAAGTGATAAAGAGCGTGCCTTCCTAGCAGGAACAGATGACTATGTCACAAAACCATTTGAAGTGGCAGAATTGATGTTTCGTATTAAGGCTGTCTTACGCCGTTATCAAGTGCAAACAGCAATACAAATTGAACTTGGCAACGTTGTGATTAATCAAGCTGAACGTACAACTAAGATCGGGTCAAAAGGGCTTGTGCTTCCCAATAAAGAATTTGAATTATTGAACTTACTCATTGCCTATCCCGAACAAGTATTTGAACGTGAAACACTGATTACAAAAATTTGGGGGTTTGATTATGAAGGAGATACCCGCACAGTTGACGTACACATTAAACGCTTGCGTGGGCGTTTGAAAAAACTGGGCGCAACTATTCAAATTGAAACAATGCGTGGGGTAGGATACCGGGTGACAGATCATGTTTAA
- a CDS encoding HAMP domain-containing sensor histidine kinase, producing the protein MFKSLYYRLAFYTITVMLISAMLSFLVTNVYYHFVLKEQNDAKIMTTLKRANSSENMHNEASFSQYLNLLGDLNYQVIAVDEKHNTKHYGAAFRQYNLNDNTIDHVLAGEDYHGIRERPFNPVITGFFDNESRNTVGMRFETTSGNYAVFIRPDINYLLGEFRYFLVVLIFLLVAFSIILVIWSTYALVKPVKQLKTATERMMAGDFTTPIAVTRTDEIGTLQQHFDTMRVSLKQLDDMRQHFVQNVSHEFKTPLTHIHHLLTQLQNESDQEIQTQFIQRIYNETHRLSQLTQQLLLLSEMDNGGHLQFDETFQLNTLIQDILTNERYTIEQKSLSLVYELADISYTGNQRLLTQAIGNIIRNAVKYTPEFGMIDIQLSQQTNGIVISVEDDGPGMDPETISHIFERFYKASSHTDSNGLGLSITQSIIERHGGTIDVQSTPNVGTVFTMTLPNT; encoded by the coding sequence ATGTTTAAATCACTCTACTATCGTCTCGCCTTTTACACGATCACTGTTATGTTGATTAGTGCGATGTTAAGCTTTCTCGTTACGAATGTGTACTATCACTTTGTATTGAAGGAACAAAATGATGCTAAAATCATGACGACATTGAAACGTGCAAATAGCTCCGAAAACATGCATAACGAAGCATCATTTTCTCAATATTTGAACCTACTTGGCGATTTAAACTACCAAGTGATTGCAGTTGATGAAAAGCACAATACTAAGCATTATGGCGCTGCATTTCGTCAGTACAATTTGAATGACAATACGATTGATCACGTGCTCGCTGGAGAAGACTATCATGGTATTCGTGAACGTCCGTTTAATCCTGTCATTACAGGATTCTTTGATAACGAGTCACGCAATACTGTCGGTATGCGATTCGAAACTACATCGGGCAACTATGCTGTCTTTATACGTCCAGACATCAATTATTTATTAGGAGAGTTTCGTTATTTCTTAGTCGTATTAATCTTCCTTCTCGTAGCATTTTCAATCATTCTTGTCATTTGGTCGACTTATGCATTGGTTAAGCCTGTTAAACAATTAAAAACTGCAACAGAACGGATGATGGCTGGTGATTTTACTACGCCTATTGCTGTTACACGGACGGATGAAATTGGTACGTTACAACAACATTTTGATACGATGCGTGTGTCTCTCAAGCAACTCGATGATATGCGCCAACATTTTGTTCAAAATGTATCACATGAGTTTAAGACACCTTTAACGCATATTCACCATTTGTTGACACAATTGCAAAATGAGTCCGATCAAGAAATACAAACACAGTTTATTCAACGTATTTACAATGAAACCCATCGTTTAAGTCAGCTGACACAACAACTTCTGCTTTTATCAGAAATGGATAATGGGGGACATCTCCAATTCGATGAGACTTTCCAATTGAATACGCTCATTCAAGATATATTGACGAATGAACGCTATACAATCGAACAAAAATCACTGAGTCTCGTTTATGAATTAGCGGATATCTCCTATACAGGCAATCAGCGTCTTTTGACTCAAGCGATTGGCAATATTATCCGCAATGCGGTTAAATACACGCCAGAATTTGGTATGATAGACATTCAATTATCTCAACAGACCAACGGTATCGTTATTTCAGTTGAAGACGATGGCCCAGGAATGGATCCAGAAACAATCTCACATATTTTTGAACGCTTTTACAAAGCTTCTTCACATACCGATAGTAATGGACTCGGATTGTCAATTACACAATCTATTATTGAACGGCACGGTGGTACCATTGATGTACAAAGTACGCCTAACGTTGGTACGGTATTTACTATGACATTACCAAACACTTAA
- the mqo gene encoding malate dehydrogenase (quinone) yields the protein MNNLHNKTDVVLIGGGIMSATLGMLLKEVQPDWEISVFERLGKCAEESSNAWNNAGTGHSALCELNYTKEQADGSIDITKAIHINEQFQVSKQFWAHLVKTGQLPEPKKFIRSVPHMSFVTGTDNVRFLKARVEALKDNNLFKNMTISDEPDTLKEWIPLMMEGRQNLTTPIAATRDYSGTDVNFGALTGQLLTRIEERGAGVYYEHEVLDLKQNKDKTWTIKIRDIKEDKVFTVVSKFVFIGAGGASLPLLQKTGIRESKHVGGFPVSGLFLVCKNPDVVEKHHAKVYGKAKVGAPPMSVPHLDTRYIDGERTLLFGPFAGFSPKFLKQGSYFDLIKSVKPNNLLTMLAAGAKEIPLTKYLVQQLMLSNDERMDDLREFVPNAKNEDWRVVVAGQRVQVIKDTDKGKGTLQFGTEVIASQDGTLAALLGASPGASTAVPVMLDVLQRTFGGTFSEWEPKIKEMIPSFGTKLSDDNALYETVNQDVVKYLQLNSEAK from the coding sequence ATGAATAACTTACATAACAAGACAGATGTTGTGCTCATTGGTGGCGGTATTATGAGTGCGACGCTAGGTATGCTGTTGAAAGAAGTACAACCAGATTGGGAGATTAGTGTGTTTGAGCGTCTCGGAAAGTGCGCCGAAGAAAGTTCGAATGCATGGAATAATGCAGGAACAGGGCATTCCGCATTGTGTGAACTCAACTATACGAAAGAGCAGGCGGATGGTTCCATTGATATTACGAAAGCCATCCATATTAACGAACAGTTTCAAGTATCTAAGCAGTTTTGGGCGCATTTAGTTAAAACAGGGCAACTACCAGAACCTAAAAAGTTTATTCGTTCTGTACCACACATGAGTTTTGTGACAGGGACGGACAATGTACGTTTCTTGAAAGCGCGTGTTGAAGCATTGAAAGATAATAATCTTTTCAAAAATATGACGATTTCCGATGAGCCAGACACATTGAAAGAATGGATCCCATTAATGATGGAAGGCCGTCAAAATTTAACGACACCAATCGCTGCAACACGTGATTATTCAGGTACAGATGTGAACTTTGGTGCATTGACAGGACAATTGCTCACACGTATTGAAGAGCGTGGTGCAGGTGTTTATTATGAACATGAAGTGTTGGACTTGAAGCAAAATAAAGATAAGACATGGACGATTAAAATACGTGATATTAAGGAAGATAAGGTGTTTACAGTCGTATCTAAATTCGTCTTCATTGGTGCGGGTGGTGCAAGTTTACCATTGCTCCAAAAAACAGGTATTCGAGAGTCCAAACATGTCGGTGGTTTCCCGGTAAGTGGCTTGTTCCTTGTATGTAAAAATCCAGATGTTGTAGAAAAACATCATGCGAAAGTTTACGGTAAGGCAAAAGTAGGGGCACCACCAATGTCAGTACCTCATTTAGATACACGATATATTGATGGAGAACGTACATTGTTATTCGGACCTTTTGCGGGATTCTCGCCAAAATTCTTGAAACAAGGCTCATATTTTGACTTGATCAAGTCAGTAAAACCGAACAATCTCTTAACGATGTTAGCAGCGGGTGCAAAAGAGATTCCATTGACAAAATATTTAGTGCAACAACTGATGTTATCTAACGATGAACGTATGGATGATTTACGTGAGTTCGTGCCAAACGCTAAAAATGAAGATTGGCGTGTTGTAGTTGCAGGTCAACGTGTTCAAGTCATCAAAGATACAGATAAAGGCAAAGGGACATTACAATTCGGTACAGAAGTTATCGCATCTCAAGATGGCACATTAGCTGCATTGCTCGGTGCATCTCCGGGAGCATCAACAGCAGTGCCAGTAATGTTAGACGTCTTACAACGTACATTTGGTGGCACATTCTCTGAATGGGAACCAAAAATTAAAGAAATGATACCATCGTTCGGTACGAAATTAAGTGATGATAATGCATTGTATGAAACAGTCAATCAAGATGTTGTGAAATATTTACAATTAAATTCTGAAGCAAAATAA
- a CDS encoding glycosyltransferase family 4 protein has protein sequence MKSVTFLMHNIYAMGGTVKTISNLANELARQGHPVKIISIFQSKKQPYFELDSRVEVVSLVDYQLKIRNVIPLFANRIRKFTPLLKPKKLSKHEPGYTQFSSYVERKLIRAIQQDTSDVFVGTRASFNILLARYGQKKQYRIGMEHMNLTAHTEDFRKEILRSYTQLDAVTTLTSKDQALYQQALPETPIFIVTNMLAEKRHHMMKKNQIIAAGRFSYEKGFDLLIEAIYHIQEELREEGYTVHIFGDGTEKEALTQTINYMRLQDIVFLRPTTQQLSTHMAESKITCIPSRNEGFGLTILEAMNQGSIIVSFDENVGPSSLIQHGHNGFLVPYGNVEKLSLQLLDIIQKLHGQHLKQIKAAGYETVAAHAPEKIYEQFNNMLASLDK, from the coding sequence ATGAAGTCAGTTACATTCTTAATGCATAATATTTATGCTATGGGTGGTACTGTTAAAACCATTAGCAATCTCGCTAATGAACTTGCCAGACAGGGTCATCCTGTTAAAATCATTTCTATTTTTCAATCAAAAAAACAACCATATTTTGAGTTAGATTCACGTGTTGAAGTGGTCTCTCTTGTTGACTATCAGTTAAAAATTCGCAATGTCATACCATTGTTTGCCAATCGTATTCGTAAGTTCACACCTTTACTCAAGCCAAAAAAACTTTCAAAGCATGAGCCTGGATACACGCAATTCTCCAGTTATGTGGAACGCAAACTTATACGTGCAATTCAACAAGATACGTCTGATGTATTTGTCGGCACACGTGCAAGTTTTAATATTTTGCTTGCGCGTTATGGACAAAAAAAGCAATACCGCATCGGCATGGAGCATATGAATCTTACTGCACATACAGAAGATTTTCGCAAAGAAATATTACGCTCCTATACACAGTTAGATGCAGTAACAACACTCACTTCTAAAGATCAAGCACTTTATCAACAGGCACTTCCTGAAACACCTATTTTTATTGTTACAAATATGCTTGCAGAAAAACGTCATCATATGATGAAGAAAAATCAAATCATCGCTGCAGGACGCTTTTCATATGAGAAAGGCTTTGACTTACTCATTGAAGCTATCTATCACATTCAGGAAGAACTGCGCGAAGAAGGATATACCGTACATATCTTTGGAGACGGAACGGAGAAAGAAGCATTGACACAGACAATTAATTATATGCGCCTTCAAGATATCGTGTTTCTTCGTCCAACCACACAGCAACTCAGTACACACATGGCAGAAAGTAAAATCACTTGTATCCCATCCCGTAACGAAGGTTTTGGTTTAACGATATTAGAGGCAATGAATCAAGGGAGTATTATCGTGAGCTTCGATGAGAACGTTGGCCCTTCATCACTGATTCAACATGGTCATAATGGTTTTCTCGTTCCTTACGGCAATGTTGAAAAGCTCAGCCTTCAATTATTAGATATTATCCAAAAACTTCACGGTCAACATCTTAAACAGATTAAAGCTGCTGGTTACGAGACTGTCGCAGCGCATGCACCTGAAAAAATTTACGAACAATTTAACAATATGTTAGCTTCACTTGATAAATAA
- a CDS encoding L-lactate permease — protein MLVHSFDPFQNLALSALVASIPIVLFLLCLTVFKMKGIYAALTTLVVTIIVALFVFKLPVGIATGGIVEGFYQGILPIGFIVMMAVWLYKVTVATGQFSVIQDSITTISEDQRIQLLLIGFCFNAFLEGVAGFGVPIAICAVLLAQLGFEPLKAAMLCLIANGAAGAYGAIGLPVAVIDTLGLHGNITALDVARSLNYSLPILTFFVPFLLIFILDGFKGIRETLPAIIATVVPYVVLQIILSFVQGPELVDILPPLASMATLALVSKKFQPKNIFRLNTEESKVEVKRHNVKEILYAWSPFGILTVLVLIWSTNTFKGLFMEGGALEFLTIKIPLPGTMNDVSNQPITLLFNLLNQTGTALLITGVITVILAKTIDFKRAGELLAEAFKELWLPILTICMILAIAKLTTYGGLTAAMGEGVSKTGAIFPFLSPILGWIGVFMTGSVVNNNALFAPIQASVAPQVGTSGALLVGANTAGGSIAKLISPQSIAIATAAVKQVGKESELLKMTLKYSFALLIIWCIWTFILSLLIS, from the coding sequence ATGTTAGTACATTCATTTGATCCATTCCAAAATCTTGCGCTATCTGCATTGGTCGCAAGTATCCCGATTGTTTTGTTTTTACTCTGTTTAACAGTATTTAAAATGAAAGGGATTTATGCAGCATTAACGACATTAGTCGTTACAATTATTGTTGCGCTATTTGTGTTCAAGTTACCAGTTGGTATTGCGACTGGTGGAATTGTAGAAGGCTTTTATCAAGGTATATTACCAATCGGGTTCATTGTTATGATGGCCGTTTGGTTGTATAAAGTCACTGTTGCAACAGGTCAGTTTTCAGTTATTCAAGACAGTATTACAACAATTTCTGAAGACCAACGTATTCAACTGTTATTAATCGGTTTCTGTTTCAACGCATTCTTAGAAGGGGTTGCAGGCTTTGGTGTACCGATTGCCATTTGTGCCGTATTACTTGCACAATTAGGTTTCGAACCATTAAAAGCCGCAATGCTTTGTCTAATCGCTAATGGTGCTGCGGGTGCTTATGGTGCGATCGGTCTACCAGTCGCAGTGATTGATACGTTAGGCTTACACGGCAACATTACTGCATTAGATGTTGCACGTTCACTCAATTATAGCTTACCGATTCTTACATTCTTTGTACCATTTTTATTAATCTTTATCCTAGATGGTTTCAAAGGAATTCGTGAAACATTACCAGCAATTATTGCAACAGTTGTACCTTATGTTGTATTACAAATTATTTTAAGTTTTGTTCAAGGGCCAGAATTAGTTGATATTTTACCACCGTTAGCATCTATGGCAACGTTGGCATTAGTATCTAAAAAATTCCAACCTAAAAATATCTTCCGTTTAAACACAGAAGAATCTAAAGTCGAAGTGAAGCGTCATAATGTGAAAGAAATCTTATATGCTTGGAGCCCATTCGGTATCCTAACAGTACTTGTACTTATCTGGAGTACAAATACATTTAAAGGTTTATTTATGGAAGGTGGCGCTTTAGAATTCTTAACAATTAAGATTCCACTTCCAGGCACAATGAACGATGTTTCGAACCAACCGATTACATTGTTATTCAACTTATTGAATCAGACTGGTACAGCATTATTAATCACTGGTGTTATCACAGTTATTTTAGCGAAAACAATCGATTTCAAACGTGCAGGTGAGTTGCTCGCTGAAGCCTTCAAAGAGTTATGGTTACCAATTCTAACAATCTGTATGATTTTAGCGATTGCGAAGTTAACAACTTATGGTGGCTTAACAGCTGCAATGGGTGAAGGTGTCTCAAAAACAGGTGCTATCTTCCCATTCTTATCACCTATCTTAGGTTGGATTGGTGTATTTATGACAGGTTCTGTTGTAAATAACAATGCATTATTTGCACCAATTCAAGCATCAGTAGCGCCTCAAGTAGGTACAAGCGGTGCACTTCTAGTCGGAGCAAATACTGCTGGTGGTTCGATTGCAAAATTAATTTCACCACAATCTATCGCGATTGCAACTGCAGCCGTTAAACAAGTTGGTAAAGAATCAGAACTTCTAAAAATGACATTAAAATATAGTTTTGCACTATTAATCATCTGGTGTATTTGGACGTTCATCTTGTCACTATTGATTAGTTAA
- a CDS encoding GNAT family N-acetyltransferase: protein MDYRFERVTTEQVELLRRVSIETFEDAYREDDEDDQYFQDYIDSAFSYESLTREVTHSESQFYLLVVEGRVAGYFKLNVGNAQTVDKGEDYAEIQRIYLYETYHGQHLGQLMFDKALNLAREAGKTAIWLGVWPENRQAIHFYKKQGMAKTGTLDFVMGGHVEEDDLMEMPIATDTLKQ from the coding sequence ATGGACTATCGTTTTGAACGCGTAACGACTGAACAAGTGGAGCTATTACGACGTGTGAGTATAGAAACGTTTGAAGATGCGTATCGTGAAGATGACGAAGATGATCAATACTTTCAAGATTACATTGATTCTGCGTTTTCTTATGAATCATTGACACGAGAAGTGACGCATTCAGAATCACAGTTCTATTTACTTGTAGTAGAAGGAAGAGTCGCTGGATACTTCAAGTTAAACGTGGGGAACGCACAGACTGTTGATAAAGGTGAAGATTACGCTGAAATTCAACGAATCTATTTATACGAAACATATCATGGTCAACACTTAGGACAGTTGATGTTTGATAAAGCGTTAAACCTAGCAAGAGAAGCAGGTAAGACGGCAATTTGGTTAGGTGTGTGGCCAGAGAATCGTCAAGCCATTCATTTTTATAAGAAGCAGGGAATGGCTAAAACTGGAACACTAGACTTTGTGATGGGTGGACATGTTGAAGAAGATGATTTGATGGAGATGCCGATTGCGACAGATACTTTAAAACAATAA
- a CDS encoding oxidoreductase produces MQSFKSYVLTTTEEGTTAGFKTLTFDDLSEGDVTVQVHYSSINYKDMLATQPSNKIIRQYPRIPGIDFSGIVIESQHPNFQKGDRVLATGYDIGVSHDGGFSEVARVKGDWLVPLPDNLTLEEAMIIGTAGYTAALSVSALEQNGLSPEKGPVLVRGASGGVGTMAIMMLHRLGYDIIASSSLTEQFEVFQTIGASQCIDRIDELTSKALHKTEWQGVIDPVGGSSLGEVLKRIHPSGAIALSGNAGGASFESSVFPFILRGVRLIGIDSVYTPMPYRQSIWDRLATDLKPDHLHTVKQVVPFDKLTDAIKSFNTPSHQGRMIIDMGQE; encoded by the coding sequence ATGCAATCATTCAAATCATATGTTTTAACAACAACTGAAGAAGGCACGACAGCAGGATTCAAAACATTAACCTTTGATGACTTATCCGAAGGGGATGTGACAGTCCAAGTCCATTATTCAAGCATTAATTACAAAGATATGCTGGCAACACAACCGAGCAACAAAATAATCCGACAATATCCACGCATTCCTGGCATTGACTTTTCGGGCATTGTCATCGAATCACAACATCCAAACTTTCAAAAAGGAGACCGTGTACTTGCAACAGGGTACGATATCGGTGTCTCACATGACGGTGGCTTTAGTGAAGTTGCACGTGTCAAAGGAGATTGGCTTGTGCCATTACCAGATAATCTGACTCTGGAAGAAGCGATGATTATCGGAACAGCAGGGTATACCGCTGCACTATCTGTATCTGCACTTGAGCAAAACGGACTCTCACCAGAAAAAGGTCCTGTCCTAGTACGGGGTGCTTCTGGCGGTGTCGGAACGATGGCAATCATGATGTTACATCGACTTGGTTACGATATCATTGCAAGCTCTAGCCTTACAGAACAATTCGAAGTATTTCAGACAATAGGCGCATCACAATGTATTGACCGCATTGATGAACTTACATCAAAAGCACTTCATAAAACGGAATGGCAAGGTGTCATTGACCCAGTTGGCGGCTCGTCATTGGGAGAAGTGCTCAAGCGTATCCATCCATCAGGTGCGATTGCATTAAGTGGCAATGCCGGGGGCGCTTCTTTTGAAAGTTCTGTATTTCCATTCATCTTACGTGGCGTTCGTTTGATCGGCATTGATTCAGTCTATACACCAATGCCTTATCGTCAATCTATTTGGGACCGTTTAGCAACTGATTTGAAACCTGATCATCTTCATACAGTTAAGCAAGTAGTTCCTTTTGATAAACTAACTGATGCAATCAAGTCATTCAATACCCCTTCTCATCAAGGACGTATGATTATCGATATGGGACAGGAATAA
- a CDS encoding NAD(P)/FAD-dependent oxidoreductase has translation MKDLTIIGGGPAGLFASFYAGLREMSVRLIDVQPHLGGKMQLYPEKIIWDIGGIAPKTSYEIIQDMIQQGRHFNPEVHLNTKVIDIKKHAEQHFEIITEDGTSYTSRSVILAIGGGIIKPQSLNIAGAERFELTNLHYVVQKYEHFKDKHVLISGSGNAALDWARDLSNYAKSVTLVYRKKDISGHEAMSKILHDLDVKKMPNHRIVQLNNTDHDPNTIDEVILEHTESGSKTTIKVDEVIIGHGFERDISLLHDVNLDIDLIDEYFIAGQGNSTTTVPGVFACGDIVQHPAKVHLIASAISDGAHAANSAKQYVQPEATKDGFVSSHNEVFREANKKYLPS, from the coding sequence ATGAAAGATTTAACAATCATCGGGGGCGGGCCAGCCGGTCTCTTTGCAAGTTTTTATGCGGGATTAAGGGAGATGTCCGTGCGTCTCATTGATGTACAACCACATTTAGGGGGCAAGATGCAACTCTACCCGGAGAAGATTATTTGGGATATTGGGGGCATTGCGCCAAAAACAAGTTATGAAATTATTCAAGATATGATTCAACAAGGCAGACACTTTAACCCAGAAGTTCATCTCAACACAAAAGTCATCGATATTAAAAAGCATGCGGAACAACATTTTGAAATCATCACTGAAGATGGGACATCTTATACATCTCGTTCTGTTATTTTGGCAATTGGTGGGGGGATTATTAAACCCCAATCACTGAATATTGCTGGAGCAGAACGCTTTGAACTGACTAACTTACACTACGTTGTTCAAAAATATGAACACTTCAAAGATAAACACGTACTCATCTCAGGATCTGGCAATGCAGCTCTAGACTGGGCAAGAGACTTATCTAACTATGCCAAAAGCGTGACATTAGTCTATCGCAAAAAAGATATCTCTGGACATGAAGCGATGTCTAAGATTCTTCACGATCTCGACGTCAAAAAGATGCCGAATCACAGAATTGTCCAGCTCAACAATACCGATCATGATCCAAATACGATTGATGAAGTGATATTAGAACATACGGAGTCAGGCTCAAAAACTACGATTAAGGTTGATGAAGTGATTATTGGTCACGGCTTCGAAAGAGATATCAGCCTTCTACACGATGTCAACTTGGATATCGACTTGATCGATGAATATTTCATCGCCGGCCAAGGAAATTCTACAACAACAGTTCCCGGCGTCTTTGCCTGCGGAGATATCGTACAACACCCGGCCAAAGTACACCTTATCGCTAGTGCTATTAGCGATGGCGCACATGCTGCTAACAGTGCCAAACAATATGTTCAGCCTGAAGCGACTAAGGATGGTTTTGTTTCAAGTCACAATGAAGTATTCCGAGAAGCTAACAAGAAATATTTACCGTCATAA